The Ailuropoda melanoleuca isolate Jingjing unplaced genomic scaffold, ASM200744v2 unplaced-scaffold53985, whole genome shotgun sequence genome segment ATCTCCATGAATTTTCATGTAACTATCCTAGTAATCTGAGAGTCCAGGGGCTCTTAATGTTCTCACGTTATCTTGAGTAAATGAATCTTAGTGTGTAAGCTGCTGGGACAAGTTCATAAAGTGAGAGGGAATCAGACAAAACTCCAAAGTCTGAANAGACAAAACTCCAAAGTCTGAATCTTTAAGCACAGTACCATGCTATTTCTCAAGTAGTAAAATACCCTAAAATTGAAAAAAGGCTGGGGTCAATAGTGAACTATACCACCTTCCCTTTGGTATACTTGGTAGGAAGACTTCCTTAAGAAGACTTGTTCCATGACTTTATTGAGCACATATACTGTGCCTCAGGAATATATTATCAGAGTCCTAAGTTATGATATAGTTTTCCAGGCCAGTTAGAAGATGATATATTAACTGCAATCATATAAAAGTTTGTGAAATTATTATAGACAGGGTAAATATCTTTTCTTAAGgatgaaagaggaaatttttaaatttcagactgAAGGGCTATCTCAATGTTAATCTGGAGTGATTCCTTATGTTCTTGTAAAGCAACAGTTATATATGAATTAtcagaggtttaaaaaaagttttaatgatctctgtaataaaaacatttctataattttatttctctgtcaaattcaaaaatatctctttaattttCATGAGACTTCATGAAATAATTGAGAATCTGAAACAGTAAAAAGTATTTCTTGACAATTTGAGGTGAAAACCTGGGATCTTTTCATCAGGACGGTGAGGCATTGCATCTTTCCCAACACTcaactggaggaaaaaatgatACATATGAAAATTGTAATGCTGTCATTTCAGCTGAGTCAGCAGtgcattctcttctctcttttctgatttcagaagCAGCAAGCCAATGATTGGGGGAGGAAATATTACAGAGATCACTTATTTCATCCTTCTGGGATTCTCTGATTTTCCCAGAATCCTAGCAGTGCTCTTTGTCGTATTCCTGCTGGTCTACATTTTGACTGTGACTTGGAACCTGTGCCTCATCGTGTTAATAAGGATGGACTCTCAcctccacacacccatgtacttcttcctcagtaATCTGTCCTTCATAGATATCTGCTATGTGACCTCTACAGCTCCCAAGATGCTCTCCACCTTTTTCCAAGAGCAGCAGACTATCACCTTTGTGGGTTGTGCTGTTCAGTTCTTTGTCTTTTCAACCATGGGACTGAGTGAGTCTTGTCTCCTGACAGCCATGGCTTATGACCGATACACTGCCATTCGTAATCCACTTCTCTATTCAGCAATCATGTCACCCACCCTCTGTATTCGGATGGTGCTGGGGTCCTATTTGGCTGGACTCTTTGCTTCTATATCTCAGTTGTGTACTGTGTTTCAGCTCCGCTTTTGTGGGCCTAATGTCATCAAGCACTTCTTCTGTGACACGCCCCAACTGTTAATCCTATCCTGCACTGACACTTTCTTTGTACAACTGTTGATTGCTGTATTCGCAATGGTCTTTGGGATAATAAATGCCCTCATTATCATGATATCCTATGGCTATATTGTCATGTCCATCATGAAGATTACTTCAGCTAAAGGCAGGTCCAAGGCTTTCAACACCTGTGCTTCTCATCTGACAGCGGTTTCCCTCTTCTATACCTCAGGTATGTTTGTCTATTTGAGTTCCAGCTCTGGTGGTTCCTCNTTCCTCCAGCTTTGACAGATTTGCATCAGTATTCTACACTGTGGTAATTCCCATGGTGAATCCGTTGATTTACAGTCTGAGGAACAAGGAAATCAAAGATGCCGTGAGGAGGTTACAAAAGCGCTGTTCCTGCTGAGGTCCTGTCCAGATTTGTCCTATTAGAAACCTTAACCCTCAGTAATGTGCACATGAATGGACTCTGACAAATTCATACTGcctttggaaaaagaaagctTAATTTGACACAGATAATATGCCAAGTGGACTGACAGCTGACTTGATTCAACACAAACACAATTCCTTTAAGTCCTGTAGGTTCATACTTTCACCCTACATGAGGAGTGGCCTCATTATTTATTAACAATCTGCAAGTGGGGTCttggtgctcagtcagttaaatgtctcctttatgctcaggtcatgatcccaggatcatgggattgagccccacattgggctctgtgctcaatggggagtctgcttctcccctctcactctgtccctcctcttgctttgctctttctcaaataagtaaaatcttaaaaataatctgcaggaattttaaaatgttaaggttTAGAAACTTGTTACTTCTTTTCCTGAGAGATTGAGCCCTGTTCAATCTCTGACCTCTGAATGTAAAGGAGTGATACCTGACAGAGGCCCCCAGGAGTGTAGAGACCTTTTCTCCTAAATATTTTGATGCAGCGTCATCCAGACATGAGGGTGTTCGATGTTCTGTATTTCTTACCATAAGCGGAATAAATAGAGGTGATTTGCCTTTCAATAGAAACAAAGCTATACAATTGTCTTAGTTGTGTCTCCTGGAAGAGCAGTCTCAGATGGATAATGTTTGTCTAAGGCCTCTTTTGAGACCAGTCTTCTAATAAATTTGGTCACATGTCAGTCTCCAGCAGCTGTAATCTAAGGAAGCAGGAGGTAatttataaagagaaatggaATGAAGA includes the following:
- the LOC100478187 gene encoding LOW QUALITY PROTEIN: olfactory receptor 5AN1 (The sequence of the model RefSeq protein was modified relative to this genomic sequence to represent the inferred CDS: deleted 1 base in 1 codon); this encodes MIGGGNITEITYFILLGFSDFPRILAVLFVVFLLVYILTVTWNLCLIVLIRMDSHLHTPMYFFLSNLSFIDICYVTSTAPKMLSTFFQEQQTITFVGCAVQFFVFSTMGLSESCLLTAMAYDRYTAIRNPLLYSAIMSPTLCIRMVLGSYLAGLFASISQLCTVFQLRFCGPNVIKHFFCDTPQLLILSCTDTFFVQLLIAVFAMVFGIINALIIMISYGYIVMSIMKITSAKGRSKAFNTCASHLTAVSLFYTSGMFVYLSSSSGGPXSSSFDRFASVFYTVVIPMVNPLIYSLRNKEIKDAVRRLQKRCSC